A stretch of Ursus arctos isolate Adak ecotype North America unplaced genomic scaffold, UrsArc2.0 scaffold_4, whole genome shotgun sequence DNA encodes these proteins:
- the POGLUT1 gene encoding protein O-glucosyltransferase 1 produces MERWARPQVRLWLLLLLLPPVPGRQKESGSKWKVFIDQINRSLENYEPCSSQNCSCYHGVIDEDLTPFRGGISRKMMAEVVRRKLGTHYQIIKNRLYRENDCMFPSRCSGVEHFILEVIGQLPDMEMVINVRDYPQVPKWMEPAIPVFSFSKTSEYHDIMYPAWTFWEGGPAVWPIYPTGLGRWDLFREDLVRSAAQWPWKKKNSTAYFRGSRTSPERDPLILLSRKNPKLVDAEYTKNQAWKSMKDTLGKPAAKDVHLVDHCKYKYLFNFRGVAASFRFKHLFLCRSLVFHVGDEWLEFFYPQLKPWVHYIPVKTDLSNVQELLHFVKANDDVAQEIAERGSQFIMNHLQMEDVTCYWESLLTEYSKFLSYNVTRRKGYDQIIPKILKTEL; encoded by the exons ATGGAGCGGTGGGCGCGCCCGCAGGTCCGGCTGTGGCTGCTGTTGCTATTACTGCCTCCAGTGCCGGGCCGCCAGAAGGAGTCAG GTTCAAAATGGAAAGTATTTATTGACCAAATTAACAGGTCTTTGGAGAATTATGAACCATGTTCAAGTCAAAATTGCAGCTGCTACCATGG GGTCATAGATGAAGATCTGACTCCTTTCCGAGGAGGTATCTCCAGGAAGATGATGGCGGAGGTAGTCAGACGGAAACTAGGGACCCACTATCAGATCATTAAGAACAGATTATACCGAGAGAATGACTGCATGTTCCCTTCAAG ATGTAGTGGTGTTGAACACTTTATTTTGGAAGTTATCGGGCAGCTTCCGGACATGGAAATGGTGATCAATGTACGAGATTATCCTCAGGTTCCTAAATGGATGGAGCCTGCCATTCCAGTCTTCTCCTTCAGTAAG ACATCAGAGTACCATGATATCATGTATCCTGCTTGGACATTCTGGGAAGGGGGACCCGCTGTCTGGCCAATTTATCCTACAGGTCTTGGACGGTGGGACCTCTTCAGAGAAGATCTTGTAAG GTCAGCAGCACAGTGgccatggaaaaagaaaaattctacagCATATTTCCGAGGATCAAG GACAAGTCCAGAACGAGATCCTCTCATTCTTCTATCTCGGAAAAATCCAAAACTTGTTGATGCAGAATACACCAAAAACCAGGCCTGGAAATCTATGAAA GATACCTTAGGGAAGCCAGCTGCTAAGGATGTCCATCTTGTGGATCACTGCAAATACAA GTATCTGTTTAATTTTCGAGGCGTAGCTGCAAGTTTCCGCTTCAAACACCTCTTCCTGTGTCGTTCACTTGTTTTCCATGTTGGTGATGAGTGGCTGGAATTCTTCTATCCACAGCTGAAGCCGTGGGTTCACTATATCCCAGTCAAAACAGATCTCTCCAATGTCCA GGAGTTGTTGCATTTTGTGAAAGCAAATGATGATGTGGCTCAAGAAATTGCTGAGAG GGGAAGCCAGTTTATTATGAACCATTTGCAGATGGAAGATGTCACCTGTTACTGGGAGAGCCTGTTGACTGAATACTCTAAATTCCTGTCCTATAATGTAACAAGAAGGAAAGGCTATGATCAGATTATTCccaaaattttgaaaactgaactCTAG